A section of the Streptomyces sp. CG1 genome encodes:
- a CDS encoding HAD family hydrolase, producing the protein MTSTVPALGTRTAEGSALQAVLLDMDGTLVDTEGFWWDVEVEIFARLGHTLDESWRHVVVGGPMTRSAGFLIEATGADIPLTELTELLNDGFEDRIDHALPLMPGAARLLAELHEHAIPTALVSASHRRIIDRVLKVLGPHHFALSIAGDEVSRTKPFPDPYLLAAAGLGAQPDRCAVVEDTATGVAAAEAAGCRVVAVPSVAPITSSGGRTVVTSLEEVDLAFLRGLMTEMP; encoded by the coding sequence ATGACCAGTACGGTCCCCGCGCTCGGAACCCGTACGGCCGAAGGCTCCGCCCTGCAGGCGGTGCTTCTCGACATGGACGGCACCCTGGTGGACACCGAGGGCTTCTGGTGGGACGTCGAGGTCGAGATCTTCGCCCGCCTCGGCCACACCCTGGACGAATCCTGGCGGCATGTCGTGGTCGGCGGACCCATGACCCGCAGCGCCGGCTTCCTCATCGAGGCCACCGGCGCCGACATCCCGCTCACCGAGCTCACCGAGCTGCTCAACGACGGCTTCGAGGACCGTATCGACCATGCCCTGCCGCTGATGCCCGGTGCCGCCCGCCTGCTCGCCGAACTCCACGAGCACGCCATCCCGACGGCCCTCGTCTCGGCCTCCCATCGGCGCATCATCGACCGGGTGCTGAAGGTGCTCGGCCCGCATCACTTCGCCCTGTCCATCGCGGGCGACGAGGTCTCGCGCACCAAGCCCTTCCCCGACCCCTATCTGCTCGCCGCCGCCGGGCTCGGCGCACAGCCCGACCGGTGTGCGGTGGTCGAGGACACGGCGACCGGAGTCGCCGCCGCCGAGGCCGCGGGCTGCCGCGTGGTCGCCGTACCCTCCGTCGCCCCCATCACCTCGTCCGGGGGACGCACCGTGGTCACCTCTCTGGAAGAGGTCGACCTGGCATTTCTGCGTGGCCTGATGACGGAAATGCCCTAG
- a CDS encoding RecB family exonuclease has translation MGMDSSIEDAGAPAGSAEQTGPAEAPQQTPTTAAPATAAEPVPSPSIPAVAAEEIPATEKALPGTETPPAAAAPAVPGAERAAVPPTSLSPSRAGDFMQCPLLYRFRVIDRLPEKPSAVATRGTLVHAVLERLFDAPAAERTAPRAKALVPGQWDRLRESRPEVTELFADDPDGERLAGWLAEAERLVERWFTLEDPTRLEPAERELFVETELESGLRLRGIIDRVDVAPTGEVRIVDYKTGKAPRPEYSEGALFQMKFYALVVWRLKRVVPRRLQLVYLGSGDVLTYDPVLADLERVERKLHALWEAIERATQTGEWRPRPTKLCGWCDHQAHCPEFGGTPPAYPLPVRAAESGRVEQGRMGPD, from the coding sequence GTGGGCATGGACAGCAGTATCGAGGACGCGGGAGCCCCGGCGGGCAGCGCCGAGCAGACGGGACCGGCCGAGGCGCCGCAGCAGACGCCCACGACGGCTGCGCCGGCGACGGCCGCGGAGCCGGTGCCCAGCCCCTCGATACCTGCGGTGGCGGCCGAGGAAATCCCAGCGACTGAGAAGGCGCTCCCCGGGACCGAGACGCCTCCCGCTGCCGCGGCACCCGCCGTGCCCGGTGCCGAGCGGGCCGCCGTCCCGCCCACCTCGCTCTCTCCTTCCCGGGCCGGCGATTTCATGCAGTGCCCGTTGCTGTACCGGTTCAGAGTGATCGACCGGCTGCCGGAGAAGCCGAGCGCGGTGGCGACCCGGGGCACGCTGGTGCACGCGGTGCTGGAGCGGCTGTTCGACGCGCCCGCCGCGGAGCGGACCGCGCCGCGGGCCAAGGCGCTGGTCCCGGGACAGTGGGACCGGCTGCGGGAGAGCCGGCCGGAGGTCACGGAGCTGTTCGCGGACGACCCGGACGGGGAGCGGCTGGCGGGGTGGCTGGCGGAGGCCGAGCGGCTCGTGGAGCGCTGGTTCACGCTGGAGGATCCGACGCGGCTGGAGCCGGCCGAGCGGGAGCTGTTCGTGGAGACCGAGCTGGAGTCGGGGCTGCGGCTGCGCGGGATCATCGACCGGGTGGACGTGGCGCCGACCGGTGAGGTGCGGATCGTCGACTACAAGACGGGGAAGGCGCCGAGGCCGGAGTACTCCGAGGGCGCGCTGTTCCAGATGAAGTTCTACGCCCTGGTCGTGTGGCGGTTGAAGCGGGTGGTCCCGCGCCGGCTCCAGCTGGTGTATCTGGGCAGCGGGGATGTGCTGACGTACGACCCGGTGCTCGCCGATCTCGAGCGGGTCGAGCGCAAGCTGCACGCGCTGTGGGAGGCGATCGAGCGGGCCACGCAGACAGGTGAGTGGCGGCCCCGGCCGACCAAGCTGTGCGGCTGGTGCGACCATCAGGCGCACTGCCCGGAGTTCGGCGGCACTCCCCCGGCGTATCCGCTGCCGGTGAGGGCGGCCGAGTCCGGGCGCGTGGAGCAGGGCAGAATGGGCCCGGACTAG
- a CDS encoding ABC transporter substrate-binding protein, giving the protein MNRKTLVLPAVAGLLTPVLAACGGSSSGSKSGDAIVVGTTDRFTTTNDAPAPLDPAYAYDVGTWNILRQSVQTLMAQPKGEGDPVPDAAESCSFTDSGSERYACKLRDGLKFASGDQVTAQDVKYSIERALRIKADSGVASLLNTIDTIETQGDREVIFHLKTADATFPYKLSTPVAGIINPKDYPKDKLRDGFEVDGSGPYTFHADTDGNAITTATFTKNPNYKGYVKVNNGKVELRSFSDADAMGAAIDKGDIDVMTRTMSPEQIQKLDAGGGNKVDLVDMPGLEIRYLAFNTNAPSVKSKAVRQAMAQLIDRAALVGKVYGTQAEPLYSLVPATVTGHSNSFFNKYGNPSADKAKSLLAKAGITTPVKLTLHYTTDHYGSAEKKEFEVLQQQLNDSGLFDASIQGHTWETFRPAEKKGQYDVYGMGWFPDFPDADNFLAPFLDKGNFLGSPYSNATIQNTLIPDSRREADRLAAAKSLTAIQDTVADDVPILPLWQGKQYVAARSDITGVAYALNSSSTLQLWELGRGVSG; this is encoded by the coding sequence ATGAACCGCAAGACTTTGGTGCTGCCGGCGGTAGCCGGCCTGCTCACCCCGGTTCTCGCCGCATGCGGCGGATCCAGCAGCGGGAGCAAGAGCGGCGACGCCATCGTCGTCGGCACCACGGACCGGTTCACCACCACCAACGACGCCCCGGCGCCCCTCGACCCGGCCTACGCCTACGACGTCGGCACCTGGAACATCCTGCGCCAGAGCGTGCAGACCCTGATGGCCCAGCCCAAGGGCGAGGGCGACCCCGTCCCGGACGCGGCCGAGAGCTGCTCCTTCACCGACAGCGGCAGCGAGCGCTACGCCTGCAAGCTCCGCGACGGCCTCAAGTTCGCCAGCGGCGACCAGGTCACCGCCCAGGACGTCAAGTACTCCATCGAGCGCGCCCTGCGCATCAAGGCCGACAGTGGCGTCGCCTCCCTGCTCAACACCATCGACACCATCGAGACGCAGGGCGACCGCGAGGTCATCTTCCACCTCAAGACGGCCGACGCCACTTTCCCGTACAAGCTGTCCACGCCGGTCGCGGGCATCATCAACCCGAAGGACTACCCGAAGGACAAGCTGCGCGACGGCTTCGAGGTCGACGGCTCCGGCCCGTACACCTTCCACGCGGATACCGACGGCAACGCGATCACCACCGCCACCTTCACCAAGAACCCCAACTACAAGGGCTATGTGAAGGTGAACAACGGCAAGGTCGAGCTGCGCTCCTTCTCCGACGCCGACGCCATGGGCGCCGCGATCGACAAGGGTGACATCGACGTCATGACCCGCACCATGTCGCCCGAGCAGATCCAGAAGCTGGACGCCGGCGGCGGCAACAAGGTCGACCTGGTCGACATGCCGGGCCTGGAAATCCGCTACCTGGCCTTCAACACCAACGCGCCCAGTGTGAAGTCCAAGGCCGTACGCCAGGCCATGGCCCAGCTCATCGACCGCGCGGCACTGGTCGGCAAGGTCTACGGCACCCAGGCCGAGCCGCTGTACTCGCTGGTCCCGGCCACCGTCACCGGCCACTCCAACTCGTTCTTCAACAAGTACGGCAACCCAAGTGCCGACAAGGCCAAGAGCCTGCTCGCCAAGGCCGGCATCACCACCCCGGTGAAGCTGACCCTGCACTACACGACCGACCACTACGGCTCCGCGGAGAAGAAGGAGTTCGAGGTCCTGCAGCAGCAGCTCAACGACAGCGGACTGTTCGACGCGTCGATCCAGGGCCACACCTGGGAAACCTTCCGGCCCGCCGAGAAGAAGGGGCAGTACGACGTCTACGGCATGGGCTGGTTCCCCGACTTCCCCGACGCCGACAACTTCCTCGCGCCGTTCCTCGACAAGGGCAACTTCCTCGGCTCGCCGTACTCCAACGCCACCATCCAGAACACGCTGATCCCGGACTCCCGCCGCGAGGCCGACCGGCTTGCCGCCGCCAAGAGCCTCACCGCGATCCAGGACACCGTCGCCGACGACGTCCCGATCCTGCCGCTGTGGCAGGGCAAGCAGTACGTCGCCGCGCGGAGCGACATCACGGGTGTCGCGTACGCCCTCAACTCCTCCTCGACGCTTCAGCTGTGGGAGCTCGGCCGCGGTGTGAGCGGCTGA
- a CDS encoding response regulator transcription factor, producing the protein MAIRVLLVDDQPLLRTGFRMILEAEQDIAVVGEAGDGLQALDQVRALQPDVVLMDIRMPRMDGVEATRQITGPDRSGPAKVLVLTTFDLDEYVVEALRAGASGFLLKDAPANELVQAIRVVAGGEAMLAPSITRRLLDKYATHLPSGDEPVPDTLNTLTDREVEVLKLVARGLSNAEIAADLFVSETTVKTHVGHVLTKLGLRDRVQAAVYAYESGLVRPGAQ; encoded by the coding sequence GTGGCCATCCGTGTCCTACTGGTCGACGACCAGCCCCTGCTGCGTACGGGTTTCCGGATGATCCTGGAGGCCGAGCAGGACATCGCGGTCGTGGGCGAGGCCGGTGACGGTCTGCAGGCCCTCGATCAGGTGCGGGCCCTGCAGCCGGACGTGGTGTTGATGGACATCCGCATGCCGCGGATGGACGGGGTGGAGGCGACCCGGCAGATCACCGGTCCCGACCGGTCCGGCCCGGCGAAGGTGCTGGTGCTGACCACGTTCGATCTGGACGAGTACGTGGTGGAGGCGCTGCGCGCCGGTGCGAGCGGTTTTCTTCTGAAGGACGCGCCCGCCAATGAACTGGTGCAGGCCATCCGGGTGGTGGCGGGGGGTGAGGCGATGCTGGCGCCGAGCATCACGCGCCGGCTGCTGGACAAGTACGCCACGCATCTGCCCTCCGGTGACGAGCCGGTGCCGGACACGCTGAACACCCTCACCGACCGTGAGGTGGAGGTGCTGAAGCTGGTGGCGCGCGGCCTGTCGAACGCGGAGATCGCGGCCGATCTGTTCGTCAGCGAGACGACGGTGAAGACGCATGTGGGGCATGTGCTGACCAAGCTGGGCCTCAGGGACCGCGTGCAGGCGGCGGTGTACGCGTACGAGAGCGGTCTGGTGCGCCCCGGCGCCCAGTGA
- a CDS encoding site-2 protease family protein, giving the protein MDVSGGSGQPRSGKDEPAQHPAGPTAPTTGLTHDPGPEPQPRTPGAAPHEDTTDRDPSDPSDAEVTGEPTSGPAAAPPVQAATGTPEDAGNTGTGAAAENPTSGTEANATDATTTDTGSRFDPDAAKDTKDDTPGTDTPAPGPRDPHGEHRSLAHSGIAKGEPPQPRPKEPGGGILMGRPFGVPVYVAPSWFLVAALITWVFGGQLDRVLPGLGAARYLVSLFFAVAFYASVLVHELAHTVAAIRFKLPVRRIQLQFFGGVSEIEKEAETPGREFVLAFVGPLLSLILAGLFYLAMKPVEPGTVPGVLLAGLMISNLIVAIFNLLPGLPLDGGRMLRAVVWKITGKPMSGTVAAAWVGRALAVAVLIGLPLLNQSGALGGDNTDAGGMDTVTDALLAAILAAIIWTGAGNSLRMARLREHLPELRARTLTRRAVPVQTDTPLSEALRRANAAGARALVVVDAHGNPLSLVRESAIVGVPEHRRPWVAVSGLAQDLTDGMRVSAELSGEELLDVLRATPATEYLVVEETGEIYGVLSAADVERAFVQAMARPAA; this is encoded by the coding sequence GTGGACGTGAGCGGCGGGAGCGGGCAGCCGCGGTCCGGCAAAGACGAGCCGGCCCAGCACCCCGCAGGTCCAACGGCCCCGACGACCGGCCTCACCCACGATCCCGGCCCGGAGCCCCAGCCCCGCACGCCTGGCGCGGCTCCCCACGAGGACACCACGGACCGAGACCCGTCCGACCCGTCCGACGCCGAGGTCACCGGGGAGCCGACCAGCGGACCGGCCGCAGCGCCCCCTGTCCAGGCCGCAACCGGCACCCCTGAGGACGCCGGCAACACCGGCACCGGCGCGGCCGCCGAGAACCCCACCAGCGGCACAGAGGCCAACGCCACCGACGCCACGACGACCGACACCGGCAGCCGCTTCGACCCCGACGCGGCCAAAGACACCAAGGACGACACCCCCGGCACCGACACCCCGGCCCCCGGCCCCCGCGACCCGCACGGCGAGCATCGCTCCCTCGCGCACTCCGGGATCGCCAAGGGCGAGCCGCCGCAGCCGCGGCCCAAGGAACCCGGTGGCGGCATCCTCATGGGCCGGCCCTTCGGCGTGCCGGTGTACGTCGCGCCCAGCTGGTTCCTCGTCGCCGCACTGATCACCTGGGTCTTCGGCGGCCAGCTCGACCGCGTGCTGCCCGGGCTCGGCGCCGCCCGCTATCTGGTCTCCCTGTTCTTCGCCGTCGCCTTCTACGCCTCCGTCCTGGTCCACGAACTGGCCCACACGGTCGCCGCGATCCGCTTCAAACTCCCCGTCCGCCGCATCCAGCTGCAGTTCTTCGGCGGCGTCTCCGAGATCGAGAAGGAAGCCGAGACCCCGGGCCGCGAGTTCGTCCTGGCCTTCGTAGGCCCACTCCTCTCCCTCATCCTCGCCGGCCTGTTCTACCTGGCCATGAAACCCGTCGAACCCGGCACCGTCCCCGGCGTCCTGCTGGCCGGCCTGATGATCTCCAACCTCATCGTGGCGATCTTCAACCTCCTCCCCGGCCTGCCCCTCGACGGCGGCCGCATGCTCCGCGCCGTCGTCTGGAAAATCACCGGCAAACCCATGAGCGGCACCGTCGCCGCCGCCTGGGTCGGCCGCGCCCTCGCCGTCGCCGTCCTCATCGGCCTGCCCCTGCTCAACCAGTCCGGCGCCCTCGGTGGCGACAACACCGACGCCGGCGGCATGGACACCGTCACCGACGCCCTGCTCGCCGCCATCCTCGCCGCGATCATCTGGACCGGCGCCGGCAACAGCCTGCGCATGGCCCGCCTGCGCGAACACCTCCCCGAACTACGCGCCCGCACCCTCACCCGCCGCGCCGTACCCGTCCAGACCGACACCCCCCTCTCCGAAGCCCTGCGCCGCGCCAACGCCGCCGGAGCCCGCGCCCTCGTCGTCGTGGACGCCCATGGCAACCCCCTCTCCCTCGTCCGCGAGTCCGCCATCGTCGGCGTACCCGAACACCGCCGCCCCTGGGTCGCCGTCAGCGGCCTCGCCCAGGACCTCACCGACGGCATGCGTGTCTCCGCCGAACTGTCCGGAGAAGAACTCCTCGACGTCCTGCGAGCCACCCCGGCCACCGAGTACCTCGTCGTAGAGGAAACCGGCGAGATCTACGGCGTCCTGTCCGCGGCAGACGTGGAGCGGGCCTTCGTCCAGGCCATGGCAAGACCCGCTGCATAA
- a CDS encoding ABC transporter substrate-binding protein: MNLRNQWPVLPVVAGLASGLLTGCGSGSGDSGGTGSSVVMGMSDDVLATDPASGYDPGSWLLFDNVFQSLLSFPKGATEPQPELAKECSFTDSRATVYKCELKDGLKFSNGDDLTSKDVKFSFDRMLKINDSAGPAVMFPMLGSIGTPDAKTVVFHLKSSDATFPSKIASGAGSIVDHSQYDANGLRTDHQAVGSGPYKLDSFDKDKAVFSVNGNYKGTAKVKNSGVTLKFFHGDRTALKQALLDGKVDIAYRGLSASDIAGLDKQGGSKGVDVIEGTSAEVQHLVFNMKDPVAGKVGVRKAMAYLIDRDALIKNVYQGTATPLYSIIPAGIVGHNTAFFDTYGARPSQAKAAAALHADGITGKVKLTLWSTPSRYGPATDEELKAIAGQLNASGLFDADVKSVAFDQYEKDITADKYGVYVKGWVPDYPDADNFTAPFFGKGNVLDNNYSNSTITGSLIPSTAAQSDRGATDQNFGRLQNIVATELPVLPVWQAKQYAVARDGVYGLEYCLDASTVFRFWELSKS, from the coding sequence GTGAACCTGCGCAACCAGTGGCCAGTCCTGCCCGTCGTGGCGGGACTGGCCTCCGGCCTGTTGACCGGCTGCGGCTCGGGGAGCGGTGATTCCGGGGGGACCGGCTCCTCCGTGGTGATGGGGATGTCCGACGACGTCCTCGCCACGGACCCGGCCTCCGGCTACGACCCCGGCTCCTGGCTGTTGTTCGACAACGTCTTCCAGTCGCTGCTCAGCTTCCCCAAGGGCGCGACCGAACCCCAGCCCGAACTGGCCAAGGAGTGCTCCTTCACCGACTCCCGGGCCACCGTCTACAAGTGCGAGCTGAAGGACGGCCTGAAATTCAGCAATGGTGACGACCTCACCTCGAAGGACGTGAAGTTCTCCTTCGACCGCATGCTGAAGATCAACGACTCGGCCGGACCCGCGGTCATGTTCCCGATGCTCGGCAGCATCGGCACACCCGACGCGAAGACGGTGGTCTTCCACCTGAAGTCCTCCGACGCCACCTTCCCCAGCAAGATCGCCTCCGGTGCCGGTTCCATCGTGGACCACAGTCAGTACGACGCGAACGGACTGCGCACCGACCACCAGGCCGTCGGCTCCGGCCCCTACAAGCTGGACTCCTTCGACAAGGACAAAGCGGTCTTCTCCGTCAACGGCAACTACAAGGGCACCGCCAAGGTCAAGAACTCCGGCGTCACCCTGAAGTTCTTCCACGGCGACCGCACCGCCCTGAAGCAGGCACTCCTCGACGGCAAGGTCGACATCGCCTACCGAGGCCTGTCCGCCTCCGACATCGCCGGCCTCGACAAGCAGGGCGGCAGCAAGGGCGTCGACGTCATCGAGGGCACCAGCGCCGAAGTCCAGCACCTGGTCTTCAACATGAAGGACCCGGTCGCCGGAAAGGTGGGCGTCCGCAAGGCGATGGCCTACCTCATCGACCGCGACGCCCTCATCAAGAACGTCTACCAGGGCACCGCCACCCCGCTGTACTCGATCATCCCGGCGGGCATCGTCGGCCACAACACCGCCTTCTTCGACACCTACGGCGCCCGCCCCTCCCAGGCCAAGGCCGCCGCCGCGCTGCACGCCGACGGCATCACCGGCAAGGTCAAGCTCACCCTGTGGTCCACGCCGTCGCGCTACGGCCCCGCCACCGACGAAGAGCTGAAGGCCATCGCCGGCCAGCTCAACGCCAGCGGCCTGTTCGACGCCGACGTCAAGTCCGTCGCCTTCGACCAGTACGAGAAGGACATCACCGCCGACAAGTACGGCGTCTACGTCAAGGGCTGGGTGCCGGACTACCCGGACGCCGACAACTTCACCGCGCCCTTCTTCGGCAAGGGCAACGTGCTGGACAACAACTACAGCAACAGCACCATCACCGGCTCGCTCATCCCCAGCACGGCCGCACAGAGCGACCGCGGCGCCACCGACCAGAACTTCGGCCGGCTGCAGAACATCGTCGCCACCGAACTACCCGTCCTGCCGGTCTGGCAGGCCAAGCAGTACGCCGTCGCCCGCGACGGCGTCTACGGCCTGGAGTACTGCCTGGACGCCTCCACGGTGTTCCGGTTCTGGGAACTCAGCAAGAGCTGA
- the metH gene encoding methionine synthase, whose translation MASLPPSPSADSRTRASALREALATRVVVADGAMGTMLQAQEPTLEDFQQLEGCNEILNLTRPDIVRSVHEAYFSVGVDCVETNTFGANHSALGEYDIPERVHELSEAGARVAREAADAFTAQDGRPRWVLGSMGPGTKLPTLGHAPYTTLRDAYQRNAEGLVAGGADALLVETTQDLLQTKAAVLGARRGLEALGLDLPLIVSVTVETTGTMLLGSEIGAALTALEPLGIDMIGLNCATGPAEMSEHLRYLARNARIPLSCMPNAGLPVLGKDGAHYPLTAPELADAQETFVREYGLSLVGGCCGTTPEHLRQVVERVRGLTPAERDPRPEPGAASLYQTVPFRQDTSYLAIGERTNANGSKKFREAMLEARWDDCVEMAREQIREGAHMLDLCVDYVGRDGVADMEELAGRFATASTLPIVLDSTEVDVIQAGLEKLGGRAVINSVNYEDGDGPESRFARVTKLAGEHGAALIALTIDEEGQARTPEKKVEIAERLIGDLTGNWGIREDDILIDTLTFTICTGQEESRRDGIATIEAIRELKRRHPAVQTTLGLSNISFGLNPAARILLNSVFLDECVKAGLDSAIVHASKILPIARFDEEQVTTALDLIYDRRAEGYDPLQKLMQLFEGATAKSLKAGKAEELAALPLEERLKRRIIDGEKNGLEADLDAALEDRPALDIVNETLLDGMKVVGELFGSGQMQLPFVLQSAEVMKAAVAHLEPHMEKSDSEGKGTIVLATVRGDVHDIGKNLVDIILSNNGYNVVNLGIKQPVSAILDAAEEHRADVIGMSGLLVKSTVIMKENLEELNQRGLAARFPVILGGAALTRAYVEQDLHEIYEGEVRYARDAFEGLHLMDALIGVKRGVPGAKLPDLKQRRVRATAAVEVEERPEEGHIRSDVATDNPVPAPPFWDTRIVKGIPLKEYASWLDEGALFKGQWGLKQARTGEGPSYEELAESEGRPRLRGLLDRLQTENLLEAAVVYGYFPCVSKDDDLIILDEQGNERTRFTFPRQRRGRRLCLADFFRPEESGETDVVGLQVVTVGSRIGEETAKLFAANSYRDYLELHGLSVQLAEALAEYWHARVRMELGFAGEDPADIEDMFALKYRGARFSLGYGACPNLEDRAKIADLLQPERIGVHLSEEFQLHPEQSTDAIVIHHPEAKYFNAR comes from the coding sequence CCGCGAGGCCGCCGACGCGTTCACGGCCCAGGACGGCCGCCCCCGCTGGGTCCTCGGCTCCATGGGCCCCGGCACCAAGCTGCCCACCCTCGGCCACGCCCCCTACACCACCCTGCGCGACGCCTACCAGCGCAACGCCGAGGGCCTGGTCGCCGGCGGCGCCGACGCGCTGCTGGTGGAGACCACCCAGGACCTGCTGCAGACCAAGGCGGCCGTCCTCGGCGCCCGCCGCGGCCTCGAAGCCCTCGGCCTGGACCTGCCGCTCATCGTGTCGGTGACCGTCGAGACCACCGGCACCATGCTGCTCGGCTCCGAGATCGGCGCCGCGCTGACCGCGCTGGAACCGCTCGGCATCGACATGATCGGCCTGAACTGCGCCACCGGCCCGGCCGAGATGAGCGAGCACCTGCGCTACCTCGCCCGCAACGCCCGTATCCCGCTGTCCTGCATGCCCAACGCGGGCCTGCCCGTCCTCGGCAAGGACGGCGCCCACTACCCGCTGACCGCACCCGAGCTGGCCGACGCGCAGGAGACCTTCGTCCGGGAGTACGGCCTGTCGCTCGTCGGCGGCTGCTGCGGTACGACGCCCGAGCACCTGCGTCAGGTCGTCGAGCGTGTCCGGGGCCTCACCCCGGCCGAGCGCGATCCGCGCCCCGAGCCCGGTGCCGCCTCCCTCTACCAGACGGTGCCGTTCCGCCAGGACACCTCCTATCTGGCCATCGGTGAGCGTACGAACGCCAACGGCTCCAAGAAGTTCCGCGAGGCCATGCTCGAGGCCCGCTGGGACGACTGTGTGGAGATGGCGCGCGAGCAGATCCGTGAGGGCGCGCACATGCTCGACCTGTGTGTGGACTACGTCGGCCGCGACGGGGTCGCCGACATGGAGGAACTCGCCGGCCGTTTCGCCACCGCGTCCACTTTGCCGATCGTGCTGGACTCCACCGAGGTCGATGTCATCCAGGCCGGCCTGGAGAAGCTCGGCGGCCGCGCGGTGATCAACTCCGTGAACTACGAGGACGGCGACGGCCCGGAGTCGCGGTTCGCGCGCGTGACGAAGCTCGCGGGGGAGCACGGCGCCGCGCTGATCGCGCTCACCATCGACGAGGAGGGCCAGGCCCGTACCCCCGAGAAGAAGGTCGAGATCGCCGAACGGCTGATCGGCGACCTGACCGGGAACTGGGGCATCCGCGAGGACGACATCCTCATCGACACCCTGACCTTCACCATCTGCACCGGTCAGGAGGAGTCCCGCAGGGACGGCATCGCGACGATCGAGGCGATCCGCGAGCTCAAGCGCCGCCACCCGGCCGTGCAGACCACCCTCGGCCTGTCGAACATCTCCTTCGGTCTGAACCCGGCCGCCCGTATCCTGCTGAACTCCGTCTTCCTCGACGAATGCGTCAAGGCCGGTCTGGACTCGGCGATCGTGCACGCCTCCAAGATCCTGCCGATCGCCCGTTTCGACGAGGAGCAGGTCACCACGGCCCTGGACCTGATCTACGACCGGCGCGCCGAGGGGTACGACCCGCTCCAGAAGCTGATGCAGCTCTTCGAGGGGGCGACGGCGAAGTCGCTGAAGGCCGGCAAGGCCGAGGAGCTGGCCGCGCTGCCGCTGGAGGAGCGTCTGAAGCGGCGGATCATCGACGGTGAGAAGAACGGCCTGGAGGCCGACCTGGACGCCGCTCTCGAGGACCGCCCGGCGCTCGACATCGTCAACGAGACCCTGCTGGACGGCATGAAGGTCGTCGGCGAGCTGTTCGGCTCCGGGCAGATGCAGCTGCCGTTCGTCCTGCAGTCCGCCGAGGTCATGAAGGCCGCCGTCGCCCATCTCGAGCCGCACATGGAGAAGTCGGATTCCGAGGGCAAGGGCACGATCGTGCTGGCGACCGTGCGCGGCGATGTGCACGACATCGGCAAGAACCTCGTCGACATCATCCTGTCCAACAACGGCTACAACGTCGTCAACCTGGGCATCAAGCAGCCGGTCTCCGCGATCCTGGATGCCGCCGAGGAGCACCGGGCCGACGTCATCGGCATGTCCGGGCTGCTGGTGAAGTCCACGGTGATCATGAAGGAGAACCTGGAGGAGCTGAACCAGCGCGGCCTGGCCGCCCGCTTCCCGGTGATCCTCGGCGGCGCCGCCCTCACCCGCGCCTACGTCGAGCAGGACCTGCACGAGATCTACGAGGGCGAGGTCCGCTACGCCCGCGACGCCTTCGAGGGCCTGCACCTGATGGACGCCCTCATCGGCGTCAAGCGCGGCGTGCCCGGCGCCAAGCTGCCCGACCTGAAACAACGACGCGTCCGCGCCACCGCCGCCGTCGAGGTCGAGGAGCGCCCGGAGGAGGGGCACATCCGCTCCGACGTCGCCACCGACAACCCGGTGCCGGCCCCGCCGTTCTGGGACACCCGGATCGTCAAGGGCATCCCGCTCAAGGAGTACGCGAGCTGGCTCGACGAGGGCGCGCTGTTCAAGGGCCAGTGGGGGCTGAAGCAGGCCCGCACCGGCGAGGGACCGTCGTACGAGGAACTGGCGGAGAGCGAGGGCCGGCCCCGGCTGCGCGGCCTTCTGGACCGGCTCCAGACGGAGAACCTGCTCGAAGCGGCCGTCGTCTACGGCTACTTCCCCTGCGTCTCCAAGGACGACGACCTGATCATTCTGGACGAGCAGGGCAACGAGCGCACCCGGTTCACCTTCCCGCGCCAGCGCCGTGGCCGCCGGCTGTGCCTGGCCGACTTCTTCCGCCCGGAGGAGTCCGGCGAGACCGACGTCGTCGGACTCCAGGTCGTCACCGTCGGCTCCCGGATCGGCGAGGAGACCGCCAAGCTCTTCGCGGCCAACTCCTACCGCGACTACCTCGAACTGCACGGCCTGTCCGTCCAGTTGGCCGAGGCACTCGCCGAGTACTGGCACGCGCGCGTGCGCATGGAGCTGGGCTTCGCCGGCGAGGACCCGGCCGACATCGAGGACATGTTCGCCCTGAAGTACCGGGGCGCCCGCTTCTCCCTCGGCTACGGCGCCTGCCCGAACCTGGAGGACCGCGCCAAGATCGCCGACCTGCTCCAGCCCGAACGCATCGGTGTCCACCTCTCCGAGGAGTTCCAGCTGCACCCCGAGCAGTCCACGGACGCGATCGTGATCCACCACCCGGAGGCGAAGTATTTCAACGCCAGGTGA